Part of the Rhabdothermincola salaria genome is shown below.
CGCGGTGCTGGCCGCCGACGCCTTCGCCGGTGAGAAGGAACGGCGCACCCTCGAGGTGGTCCTGCACCTGCCCATCTCGGATCGCGACCTGTTCATCGCCAAGGTGCTCACCGCCTTCCTCCCGGCCGTGGCCATCACCTGGATCGGCGCCCTGCTCTACTCGGTGATCGGCGACCTCGTCGCCTGGCCCCTGCTCGAACGCGTCTTCCTGCCCTACGGGCAGTTCGCAGTGATGGTGCTGTGGGTGGCCCCGGCCATGGCCCTGCTGGCCCTCGGGCTGTTGGTCGTGGTGTCCTCCCGGGCCCGCACCACCCAGGAGGCCAACCAGCTCGGTGGCGCGGTGATCCTGCCGCTGATCTTCCTGGCCGCGGCGCAGGCGTCGACGCTGTTGTTGATGCCGGTGCTCGGCGTGGTGGCCGCCGGCGCCGCCCTGTGGGCGTTGGCGGCGCTGCTGTTGGTGGTGAACGGCCGACGCTTCACCCGGGATCGCCTGGCGGCCCGCGTCTGACGACACGCGTCACCCGACCGCTCAGCGGGCGAACACGAACAGCTGCAGGGTGGCGGCGATCAAGATGGCGAGCAGGAGCACGCCGAGGGTGATGACGGTGCCGGGCCTCATGGCTGGGCCTCCTCGCCGCTGACGCGGCGCATGGTGAGGGTGACCGAGGTGGACGTGCCTCGGGCGGTGGTGTCGTCGTCGAGGGCGCGGATGACGACCTGGGAACCGGCGACGAGGTCGAGCCGGCCGGCGGCGGAGTCGCGGTCGAGGGCGAGGGCCATCAGCCCGTAGCTGTCGACGATCAGGCCGATCTCGCCGGCCCCGACCTCGGCGAAGGTGCGAGCCCGCCGGGCGGTGCGCAGGGTGCCGTCGAGCTCGACGGCCACCTGGTCGTCGTGGCCCTCGAGCTCTTCGGGCTCGACGTTGAGCTGGGCGTTGCCGTAGCGGTCGACCCACAGGACCTCGGCGATGATCTCGCTGCCCTCCTCGCGAGAGAGGGGCACCAGGCCGGGCATCAGCGACGCCGGCTCGAGCAGGGGGCCCAGCTCGGTGAGCTCGACGCCGTTGCACAGGTGGGCGGCCGCGGGGGCGAAGACATCGCGACCGTCGAAGGTCGCCGCCCCCGTGTCGAGGCGGTGCTCGGGCGACACGAGCTCCACCGCCCGGGTGGCGCCCCCGCACATGGCCACCGCGGGGGCGAGCAGGCCGTTGTCGGGGCCGACCAGCACCGAGGCACCGTCGCCCACCTCGACGGCGATGGGGCGGCGGGTGGTGCCGACCGCGGGGTCGACCACCGCGACCACCACCCCCGGGGCCAGGAAGGGGACGCTGCGGGCGAGGGCCAGGGCCCCGGCGCGCACGTCGTAGGGGGCGATGTCGTGGGTGAGGTCGATCACCCGCACGTCG
Proteins encoded:
- a CDS encoding ABC transporter permease subunit, with protein sequence MIGVDWRAVWTIVGRDIRAVRRSKAIVLPMVLVPTVLLVAMPLSIGLLARSAPTTRVESALRSPLIERLAEPILALPQDEQLLVLVLGYLLAPLLLVIPLMVSAVLAADAFAGEKERRTLEVVLHLPISDRDLFIAKVLTAFLPAVAITWIGALLYSVIGDLVAWPLLERVFLPYGQFAVMVLWVAPAMALLALGLLVVVSSRARTTQEANQLGGAVILPLIFLAAAQASTLLLMPVLGVVAAGAALWALAALLLVVNGRRFTRDRLAARV
- a CDS encoding SAM hydrolase/SAM-dependent halogenase family protein, coding for MAPPFDTVTFLSDYGRTDEFVGVVHSVIRSIAPDVRVIDLTHDIAPYDVRAGALALARSVPFLAPGVVVAVVDPAVGTTRRPIAVEVGDGASVLVGPDNGLLAPAVAMCGGATRAVELVSPEHRLDTGAATFDGRDVFAPAAAHLCNGVELTELGPLLEPASLMPGLVPLSREEGSEIIAEVLWVDRYGNAQLNVEPEELEGHDDQVAVELDGTLRTARRARTFAEVGAGEIGLIVDSYGLMALALDRDSAAGRLDLVAGSQVVIRALDDDTTARGTSTSVTLTMRRVSGEEAQP